The Prevotella melaninogenica nucleotide sequence AAGTGCTGGTGAACAAGCAGTGTTGCGTTGTCTTCATCAGGCACGTTATAACCGTCTTTATCCTTCATGAAGGGATAACCTGAGAACTGATGGTTGATGAGCATACCGTTTTGATCGTAGTATTTCAGCTCCAATCCATAGTAGATATCGTCTGAAGCAATCACGTCAAAGCAGTCGCGTTCGGTCGTAATCGTCATCTGTCCGTCGTCATCTTTGGCAATATCAATTTCCTGCATGACAGGGATAGAGGTCGCACCACTGACAAGATGATAAGTGTTATAGGCTCGAATAGAGTCGTTTCCGTCTGGTCCAACACCAATCATTCCCCCCTTATAGCCCATTCTCAAGATGGCATGAACCGCATAAATCTGCTCATGTCCCTTCACATCTCGCTCAATAGAGGAAGGAGGGGCTTGTATAATCTTCTTGAAGAAATCGTCAACTTGGTCGTTAGAGCAACTTCCGAGGAGAAGTCCCACTGCTACCGTGGCAAGTATGAGGCGTATGTCTTTATATAGTTTCATATTCTTTTTCAGCTAATTAGAACTTAAACAATGTGCGTAAAGAGAAGTTTGCTCCACGCTCATGGGCGTAGTATCTGAAGCGGTCGGTGTACTCCTTATAGAGTGCGTTGAGGATGTTATCACCGACAATCATAAACTTCAACTCTCTATTCTGTGGTAACGCGATGCGGAACTCAGCCGTACCATTCAGTAGAAAATAGGCTGGTGGCGAGTCGGGAACGAGGTCTTTATCGGGATCAAAGCGGGTCTGCTTGGTCACGTAGATACCTGAGAGCGACAGCGACGAATGATACTTATGATTCTTCGTCAGCGGTAGGTCGTAGGTGGCTGAGAGTCCGTAACGGTCTGATGGCATGAAAGGTAGCCAGTCGTTATGGGTCAGGTTGCGTGCAAACATCCATTCTCCCTTACCGACAAAGGTCAGTCCTTGCAGCGGCTTCACGGTTGCTTCGATGTCACCACCATAGAGTTTCACATCGTCTTGGTCGTAGATAAACTTTGGATACTTACCACTTGGATGGTTATGGAAGCGGTCCTTACCTGCTCCGATGTGGTCGTAGATATAGCTATTGATACGCTGGAAGAAGACACTTGGCTCTACGGAGAACCATGTGTTCCTATACTTCGTACCTAACACGAGTTTATAACCACGCTCGCTGGCAAGATTCTTGTTGCCTACTACCCAATAGGAACCGTCTTGCAAGCCAATGGCATAGAGCTCGTTGATATCTGGTGGACGCCATGACCAACCGATATTCGCACGTGCATCCCACTTGTCACTGAACTGATAGTGGGTGGCAAGGCTCATGGTGAAGTTACTATAGAGTTTGAAGTCGTCGTAGTAGGTGTAGTTGCTGAGGCTGCTATAGCCATTGACCGACAACACACGGAAGTCATAACGCATACCGAGCGCGCACTGCAACTTACCAAACTCTGCCTTATGAAGGAAATATCCACCCATTGAAAGGGCTGCAAAGTTAGGAACAAAAGCTGGCTGTTTGGTGCCCGGGTAGTTGAAGTTCGTTTGGTAAGTGTTAGAAAGACCAGCGTCAGTCGTCATCTTCCATAGTTTCCATTTCGCTTGCCAAAGTACGTCGAACTTATAGGTTTTCAGCATCAGGTCCTGCATTGGAATCCAACTCCATTGTGTCTTCTTTCGATTTTCAAACTCTTGACGGAGATTCTCTTGGAAGGATAGCGTGAAATTGAGGTGATGGTTAGGATTAAGTTCCCATTTCAGTTCTCCTTTTAACGTCACGTGTTGCGACTGCTGGAATGGCGGTTTGATTTCGTATGAGAAGGGTTTAACGGTCTCTGGATCAGGACGTCCGTATTCAAATCGCTTGATCAACTGTGATAGGTCGGATATCTTACTGGCGTAATAGATTCCACTTCGCTGATAGTAGATACTTGAGAAGAGCGTTGCCGTTAGTTTCTTTCCTTGCCAACCGGCTAAGGCTGAGAAACTTATGGTGTTATATCCTGTGTTGTTCAGTACGTAGTCGGCTGTATGATAGTCGCCTCCTTTCGTGTACATTCCGTGTAGGCGCAAACCAAACTGCTTATAACCAGTCTCAATAGTACCCGACCCACTGAAGCCTCGCGCATTGGTATCGTAACCCATGTTGACGTTTCCATTCACCTTAATCTTCTTGTTTTCGTAGGGTAGGGGCGCATCATTCAAGAGTACCACACCGCCCATTGCACCGAAGCCATAGCGAATACACTCGGCACCTTTCACCACTTCTACCATGCTCGAACCTGTATAGTCGAGTTCTGGTGCGTGGTCGGCACCCCAACTCTGGCTTTCTAAT carries:
- a CDS encoding TonB-dependent receptor — protein: MNKLKMNYERRVRYYLSATLLSSLFLFPPTYVHATAVHGQETVEDEDKDVKTSVTVRVVSELSQEPLIGAVVRCEGVSNPSVTDIDGRCTIKLKRAADRMKLTVTYVGYKTVTRVVSVPDSHMITLQLKDDSKQLDNVTVTAQKRHTTVLQQSSAISQEALEKGGATSLAKLLETIPGVSSISTGNTIAKPVIQGMHSSRILLMNNGVRLESQSWGADHAPELDYTGSSMVEVVKGAECIRYGFGAMGGVVLLNDAPLPYENKKIKVNGNVNMGYDTNARGFSGSGTIETGYKQFGLRLHGMYTKGGDYHTADYVLNNTGYNTISFSALAGWQGKKLTATLFSSIYYQRSGIYYASKISDLSQLIKRFEYGRPDPETVKPFSYEIKPPFQQSQHVTLKGELKWELNPNHHLNFTLSFQENLRQEFENRKKTQWSWIPMQDLMLKTYKFDVLWQAKWKLWKMTTDAGLSNTYQTNFNYPGTKQPAFVPNFAALSMGGYFLHKAEFGKLQCALGMRYDFRVLSVNGYSSLSNYTYYDDFKLYSNFTMSLATHYQFSDKWDARANIGWSWRPPDINELYAIGLQDGSYWVVGNKNLASERGYKLVLGTKYRNTWFSVEPSVFFQRINSYIYDHIGAGKDRFHNHPSGKYPKFIYDQDDVKLYGGDIEATVKPLQGLTFVGKGEWMFARNLTHNDWLPFMPSDRYGLSATYDLPLTKNHKYHSSLSLSGIYVTKQTRFDPDKDLVPDSPPAYFLLNGTAEFRIALPQNRELKFMIVGDNILNALYKEYTDRFRYYAHERGANFSLRTLFKF